Below is a genomic region from Bacteroidota bacterium.
AAGTGTAATTTTAAAAGTGATAATGTTGCTGCCCAAAGTTAAAGGAATTCCGGTAAAAGTAACTGTATCAGTTTCTCCGGCAAGAATATCTTCAGTAAGGGACAAAAATATTACTTCTAAATTGTTAAGCATCACAGTGATAGAGGCAGTGGAAATAGTGTTTTGTCCATTGTTTTGTATTACTATTTGTGGATTAATTTCGGAAAAGCAAGTGTATGAAAAATTGGGATTTAGAACTTCATTTATAGAAATATCCCAGTCAGGAGAAGCTGGTGGCACCGGAGTATGACTCATAGAAAGATAGTTGTAGGCAGCAAATACATCAATTATTCCCATTCCGTAAGTATTGTCTTCGCCCGGGTCGCCCAAATCATTAGCTGAATAATATAAGGCTTCGAGGATTTCTGTTCCTGTGAGGAAGGGATAAGCTTCTTTTAGTAAAAGTACTGCCCCGCTAACATGTGGCGCTGCCATCGATGTCCCTGACAAAGTTCCATAATCTTCAGTTCCTTGAGCCGAACGAACATCTTGCCCTGGAGCCGAAACTTCAGGTTTTATTGAGAGTGAGCCAGTGTCGGCACAAATTGTGGGTCCACGACTCGAAAAACTGCTAATCGTTAATCCTGATGTGTTCCCATTTAGACTTCCCACTGTGAAAGTGTTTAGAAGACTTTTTGCTATTAATTGAGGCTCGTGCAAACTTCCAGGTTCGGGACCGGTATTTCCTGCTGAGAAAACTATGGCTACTCCGGCAGCCTCGCATGCATCTATTATAAAACTTTCTACCGAGTTGCATTGAGAAATTTCCGGTGGATTATCGACATAATATCCCCATGAATTATTTATCACATCAGGAATATCATCGTTTGTGTTTATATCGCCATCCGGATTTATTGCCCATTCGAAAGACATTAAAATAAGTTCAAGCGGGCGAACATCTGCCAAATTGCTGACAATTGGGTCGGCATGAATCCAATACGCATTATAAGCTACTCCAATGGTGTCGTTGTTTTCTGCATCTAATCCACACATTGTGCCGGTGGTGTGAGTTCCATGGCTATGTCCCGAAATATCAACTGGATAAGGATAATTGTAAGCCATCCAGCATTGCGTTAGAGGCAAATGATTTCCAAGAAAGCGTTTTTTTAATGCTTTATGCTTAAAATTTACTCCTGTATCTACACCCATGGCAATTCTATTTCTGCCGGTGTAGCCAATTGCCCACATGGCCGGAGCATTTATTGCATAAATTCCCGGTTCAGCTCCATTTTGAGATTTGTTTACATTCATATGACTTTCTACTGGTTCAGCCATCACTATCTCGCCATTGTTCAATGATATAAGCTCAATTTCTTTTTTCTCAGCAAGTTGCAGAATTAATTCAGGTTTTGCACTTAAAGTGATAATATTTGCAATCCAATATTGGCGAAGGTTTTTAAAGCTATTCGTATTTTTATTTTCATAAAGATTTATAAAATAGATTAGTTTTTTCTGGACTTTTTCAGCATTATTCCTTAAAAGTTGAATGACTTTTTTTGGACGTTCAGAAACCAAAATTTTCCTTTTTTCAAACTCAAACTTTAATGAGTCGAGACTTTCTGAATTGTGCAATAAGAGGTAAATGTCGAAATAATTATTGGCATTTTCGGTTTTAACAATTTCAGAAAATATATTGTCGGCTATATATGCCTGTGCTAAAATAGTTTTTTCAGAAGCCCAAAAAAACAAATAACTAATTAAGAGTAAATAAAATAGTATTTTTTTCATAATTTCAAATTTTAGGTTTCAAAGATAGGTTTTTTAAAGGTAAAGAAAAGATGAATATTTCTATCAAATCAATATAGGAAACACGGATTTAGTTTTATTCATTCTCTGTGAATCTCAATGTTTTCATTGTGTCTCGT
It encodes:
- a CDS encoding S8 family serine peptidase codes for the protein MKKILFYLLLISYLFFWASEKTILAQAYIADNIFSEIVKTENANNYFDIYLLLHNSESLDSLKFEFEKRKILVSERPKKVIQLLRNNAEKVQKKLIYFINLYENKNTNSFKNLRQYWIANIITLSAKPELILQLAEKKEIELISLNNGEIVMAEPVESHMNVNKSQNGAEPGIYAINAPAMWAIGYTGRNRIAMGVDTGVNFKHKALKKRFLGNHLPLTQCWMAYNYPYPVDISGHSHGTHTTGTMCGLDAENNDTIGVAYNAYWIHADPIVSNLADVRPLELILMSFEWAINPDGDINTNDDIPDVINNSWGYYVDNPPEISQCNSVESFIIDACEAAGVAIVFSAGNTGPEPGSLHEPQLIAKSLLNTFTVGSLNGNTSGLTISSFSSRGPTICADTGSLSIKPEVSAPGQDVRSAQGTEDYGTLSGTSMAAPHVSGAVLLLKEAYPFLTGTEILEALYYSANDLGDPGEDNTYGMGIIDVFAAYNYLSMSHTPVPPASPDWDISINEVLNPNFSYTCFSEINPQIVIQNNGQNTISTASITVMLNNLEVIFLSLTEDILAGETDTVTFTGIPLTLGSNIITFKITLDTIVEELDIYNNRGIVELKRIENQDLPIFEDFENIDLLSNSSPWFSANYDYNKTWQTDSTSGITNSFLSANLNCYDYMPRNGQIDDLISPLISVPESGQITLTYKVAYRKRVSVKKDSLKIYVSTDCGNSFEYLLYANGGESLTTVDGIASGRFVPQQESDWRKDTIDLSQFAGSNEILIKFSGINDNGNDLYLDNINIFAGASAIEGDNFNKDIISIFPNPAQNQLFVNYNLNNKTDSRVLISDLSGKTLQIFNLKNRKSGQLKLDISKLKPGFYFVNFENQSSRQYFKFIKM